Proteins encoded by one window of Bos indicus x Bos taurus breed Angus x Brahman F1 hybrid chromosome 12, Bos_hybrid_MaternalHap_v2.0, whole genome shotgun sequence:
- the GPR12 gene encoding G-protein coupled receptor 12: MNEDPKVNVSGLPPEFVDAGASGNISAEVSSQVPVLQPEPELVVNPWDIVLCTSGTLISCENAIVVLIIFHNPSLRAPMFLLIGSLALADLLAGIGLIVNFVFAYLLQSEATKLVTIGLIVASFSASVCSLLAITVDRYLSLYYALTYHSERTVTFTYVMLFMLWGTSICLGLLPVLGWNCLRDESTCSVVRPLTKNNAAILSVSFLFTFALMLQLYIQICKIVMRHAHQIALQHHFLATSHYVTTRKGISTLAIILGTFAACWMPFTLYSLIADYTYPSIYTYATLLPATYNSIINPVIYAFRNQEIQKALCLVCCGCVPPSLSQRARSPSDV, from the coding sequence ATGAATGAAGACCCGAAAGTCAATGTAAGCGGGCTGCCTCCGGAGTTTGTAGATGCCGGTGCCTCCGGGAACATCTCGGCGGAGGTCTCCTCCCAGGTCCCTGTCCTGCAGCCGGAGCCGGAGCTGGTGGTTAACCCCTGGGACATTGTCTTATGTACCTCgggaaccctcatctcctgcgaAAATGCCATCGTGGTCCTTATCATCTTCCATAACCCCAGCCTGCGGGCACCCATGTTTCTGCTGATAGGCAGCCTGGCGCTTGCAGACCTGCTGGCCGGCATCGGACTCATTGTCAATTTCGTGTTTGCCTACCTGCTTCAGTCAGAGGCCACCAAGCTGGTCACCATCGGACTCATCGTGGCCTCTTTCTCTGCCTCCGTCTGCAGCTTGCTGGCCATCACGGTTGACCGCTACCTCTCCCTGTATTACGCCCTGACCTACCACTCAGAGAGGACGGTCACGTTTACCTACGTCATGCTCTTCATGCTCTGGGGGACCTCCATCTGCCTGGGCCTGCTGCCGGTCCTGGGCTGGAACTGCCTGCGGGACGAGTCCACCTGCAGCGTGGTCAGGCCTCTCACCAAGAACAACGCTGCCATCctgtctgtctccttcctcttcacCTTCGCACTCATGCTGCAGCTCTACATCCAGATCTGTAAGATCGTCATGCGGCACGCCCATCAGATCGCCCTGCAGCACCACTTCCTGGCCACCTCACACTACGTGACCACCCGGAAGGGGATCTCCACCCTGGCCATCATCCTGGGGACCTTCGCTGCTTGCTGGATGCCTTTCACCCTCTACTCCTTGATCGCTGATTACACGTACCCCTCCATCTACACCTACGCCACCCTCCTGCCCGCCACCTACAACTCCATCATCAACCCCGTCATATATGCTTTCAGAAACCAGGAGATCCAGAAGGCCCTCTGCCTCGTGTGCTGTGGCTGCGTCCCACCCAGCCTGTCCCAGAGAGCGCGGTCGCCCAGCGACGTGTAG